Genomic window (Salinibacterium sp. M195):
CTTGGACGATTCGGAATTCGAGACTCTTTTGGCCGCGGTAAATCGAAAGTTGTTGGGACTGTTCGACGTAAAGATTCAAAACCCTGCCAGCCAGCCGGGAAGTGAGGGCGCAAAGGCTGAGGTCGCGATGCAACTGGATATGTGCAATTCGATCATTGAGTCTCAAAACGCGGTCCTCGAAACCAACGAGATTGCTATCAATGCCTATCGAGCCGCGCTTGCGGGCGCTTCCGTTGAGATGATCGACGGCCAGATTGCATCCCTTGAACAAACGATCGTTCGTTTCGATTCGGCGACTGCTGGTTTCTTCTTAGAGTTCGAAGCTCTGAAGTCCAAAGTGGCGGCAGCGGAACGAGCAAAGTTGGAGGCTCGATCGGCACTCACTACCATCATGTCGGCGACGCTTGACGCGTACAGCACGAGTATCAATGGGATTCTTTCCAAGCTCGGTGCTGCTTTTTCCATCCAGAGTTTGAGCAACAACTTCCGGGGCGGAACAGCCCGTAGCAACTATGAAATTTCGCTGCGAGGGCGGGCTGTCGGCCTTAGCGGCGGGGAGCCCGCGTTTGATACAGCGTTGAGCGAGGGGGACAAGCGCACGCTCGCTTTTGCATTCTTCGTTGCGTCTGCGCTGGCAGATCCAGACTTGGCTTCGAAGACTCTCATTATCGATGACCCTGTTAGCAGTTTGGACAGACATCGTAGAGAGAGCACTATTGCGCTTCTCAGTAGACTGGCGGATGCAAGCGAGCAGTTGATCGTCCTCGGGCATGACGCCGTGTTCTTGCGTGCCCTTCGCGACTCGTTGAATAAGTCTGCTGAGCGTTCTATCGCTGAGTTGGAGATTCAGCACGTTGGCTCGGCCTACTCAGATTTCGCTGCGTTTGATCTCGACATCGAATGCGAGACTCCCTATTACAGCGATTATCGAGCCGTAAGCGACTTTGTTCAGGGACGGTCGCAGGACGCTTCTGCGGCAGCCAAGGGTCTTCGTCCGCTCCTGGAAGGGCACTTACACCGCCGTTTCCCTGGTCTTATCCCAAATGGCCGTATGTTGGGTAGCTCGATCACGGAAATAGCTGCGGCCACACCCCCTAGTCCGCTTGCTCTGGTCGCCCCGTGGGTTCCAGAGCTTCGCGAATTGAACGACTTCGCAAGCGGCTTCCATCACTCGACGGAACACGCGCGTCAATTGGAGCCAGCCGATGATGCCTCAGTCCGCTCTTTCGGGGAGCGCGTCCTCAACATGATTCACGGGGCCCCGGTTCCGGAGTTCTAATCCGTTTTCAGGTGCAGCTGGTGTGAGAGTAGGTGCTGGAATCTTCATGAGCCCGTATCATCCGTACATTACGAGTAGGGCAATTGCTCCTGCTGCGGCTCGTATCGAACCGAGTGGTCCAGAAAGGGCGGATCAGTTCTTGGCCTTCGCGAGGGCTTCGAACCAATAGGATTGTCTGCAAGGGGTGGTAGCTCAGCTGGTTAGAGCACCCGGCTCATAACCGGGCAGTCGCGGGTTCAAGTCCCGCCCACCCTACAAGCGCCCATAACGGGCGAATCCCCTGAAGCAAGTGCGCATTGTCGTTCCATCCGAACTTTGGGAGCTCTTTCGGCCGCACGAGCAAGCAGGTGGTCTGTTTCCGGCGCGTCTCGTGTCGGTTACCGCGAGAGTGCCGATTCGACTGCGACGTAGATTTGCTTCGGCTCCGGCTCATGGCTCGTTGCGGCCGCTCGTGACCTTGGTCACTTTTCGCGCGGTGGTGCTCGCAGTGCGCTACTCGGACCGCGAGCAGGTGCACCCTACGGTGCACCCTACGCTACGACCCCGTACGACCCCGTACGGGGGTCTCAGCGGAACGCAATCCAGCAAACCGCTGCAAGAACCACGTAAACCAAGGGATCTCGAAAGTGCTCGCTATGGACTCATAATCCGTCGGTCATGGGTTCAAGTCCCATCCGCCCTACGAATATGGCTCTGGATCTGTGATATTTCAGAGTTTTTGGCCTTCGCGTGGGAGGCTGAATTGTCCGGATACACGAAACCTACGCCCCGACCTACGCTTACAGGGATGCGGCGCGTGACAAGAAGCTTCGGGAAACTTTGGCTTTTGACGGATGCGGTCCGCCGTACGTCTAGGGATTTCCGGCGCAAAAATGGGCAGCGGCTAAAAGCCACCGCCCATTCGTTTTTTTGCTATAGCGCCTTGCGACGGCGAACCATCGTGAAGAGCGCGGGGATGCTGCCGAGCGCGAGAAGCGCGGCGGCTAGCCATGCAGTCGCACCTGTAGCTGAGCCCGTGGAGGCCAGTGCGTCGCGATCTGATGTCGGAACGATGGTCACGCCATCGTCTGTGTCGCCGACTCCGGGATCGCCATCGCTAGGATCTGTCGGATCAACCGGTGGCTCGCCGCCGTCAGTTACCTCTGCTTTGTAGAGGCCCTGCGTGGTGCGGCCTTCGGCATCGGTGATGCGGTACGTGATCAGCGACGAAGCGCCAACGTAGCCCGAGGCGGGCGTGAACACGATGTCGCTGCCCTCTACGGTGAACGTGCCGACACCGGGTGTGGCGAGCTCAGTGACAGCGTCTCCCGCGGCGTTGAGTAGCTCTGTTGCCGTTGCGATAACAACGTCACCCGAACCTTCATCGGTCGGACTTGGCGCGAAGCGCTGGGTCTCGTCGATGTCGCCGTGGGTCAGACCCGAGTCGGTGAGGATGCCGCACTCGAGCCAGGTCAACGTGACGGTACCGTCGAAGCTGCCCTGACCTCGACTTACCGGGATGAGACCCAAGCTCGATGAGACGCCCAGGGCTGAGGCTGGGTTTCCGCTCGGCGAGTTCTCATTGACATAGCTAGCGCCGCCGCCGCCACCACCGGCGGAAGAATCGCCGCCGTAGGTAGCAGCGCCGCCGCCACCTCCGAAGTAGCCGCCACCTCCGCCGCCACCGGTTGAGTAGTCGTTGGTGTCATGTGCGCGACCGTTGCCTCCGGCGCCACCCTGATTACCTGCGCCCGAGAACCCGGCGAGCAGAGCCTGCTCGGAAGCGGGTACGTCGGCTACTCGAGCCGAGTAAGTACCGCCGGCGCCACCATCTGACTCTTGGCCACCCTGGCCGCCGCGAACCATAGAACTGTCGATGTCATCGGCGCCGTCTTCCCCATTGCTTCCGGCAACTGCTCCGGCGCTCGTCGGGAGACCTGCGTTTCCACCATCTGAAGTAGTTGGAATGGTTGGGCCGAAGCCGATCCCACCGCCACCACCGGCAACGATCAGTTCCATGCCGCCGATGGAGATGGAAGTTGCTCCTCCACCGGACCCACCTGTGTGGGTACCTTCGACACCTCCATCGCCACTAAAGCCGAGACCTCCGTGGCCTCCGTTGCCGCCATTGGGCCAACCTCCCTGGGCTGCGGGGTAAGCGCCTCGGCGTCCGGCCCCTGGTTCACCAGCGCCGCCGACCTCTGCGGAGATTGCCATGCCGGGTGTGACCTTGTAGGTGGCGGTGATGTCAGCGCCTGCGCCGGGGTTGAGTGGCGGAAAGGGGAAGGGTGCCGCCCCGCCGCCACCACCAAC
Coding sequences:
- a CDS encoding AAA family ATPase, producing the protein MSEGTMLTRIEKISGTGLLHHATGANLKLEPVSLIYAQNGRGKSTLSAVLRSVATGNSDEILCRKTIDGTNDQTARLQFQNGQRSIFANGMWDSTRPELLIFDTHFIESNVYSGVSVTTEHRRNLLDFAIGNRAVDARQTEEAAASTLQESKDALQSVRGKIEALAQGLSAEQFEVLPQVADIEVKLEALKTLRADAERSEIILEQALPSRLSKVKLDVDQIFEILNTQLEGIETNAEAVVLEHLRSLRGESSLEEWVSEGLSHQVGDSCPFCAQSTSGVELVEMYRDYFNQEFLNFKKEISVGRAAVELATDDGAAANFRSEQTALGNQIRMWNVLVGQSSLTSLDDSEFETLLAAVNRKLLGLFDVKIQNPASQPGSEGAKAEVAMQLDMCNSIIESQNAVLETNEIAINAYRAALAGASVEMIDGQIASLEQTIVRFDSATAGFFLEFEALKSKVAAAERAKLEARSALTTIMSATLDAYSTSINGILSKLGAAFSIQSLSNNFRGGTARSNYEISLRGRAVGLSGGEPAFDTALSEGDKRTLAFAFFVASALADPDLASKTLIIDDPVSSLDRHRRESTIALLSRLADASEQLIVLGHDAVFLRALRDSLNKSAERSIAELEIQHVGSAYSDFAAFDLDIECETPYYSDYRAVSDFVQGRSQDASAAAKGLRPLLEGHLHRRFPGLIPNGRMLGSSITEIAAATPPSPLALVAPWVPELRELNDFASGFHHSTEHARQLEPADDASVRSFGERVLNMIHGAPVPEF